In Trueperaceae bacterium, the genomic stretch GCCGTAGGCTCCCGAGAACCCCCGCAGGTAGGCGAGGGAATCGTCATCGGTCCGGAAGAACTCGCCTCGCTCCGAAACGTACCGGTAACGCTTCGGTTCGTGGGGTGGCTGTTCGATGACGACCCAGACCTTGTCCGGGAAGTGCGGGTGACGACGCTCGTATAGTTCCCGGCTCACGGAACCGACAGTAACCGAAGACCGGGGCTACGCCGGGCCGATCGACCAGCGCGCATCCGGTACCCCGCAACAGACTCGACGCTCGGCGCGCCGCAAACTCGTCAACAGACCCCCGAACTCCCAGCCAGCCAGGAGAGCACCATGAACGATCTCATCAGGGGAGCCATCGCTGGAGCGGCCGCGACCTTGCCGATGACCGCCACCATCGAACTGATCAACCGCAGCCTGCCGCCGGGCGAACAGCGCCACCTCCCTCCCAGGCAGATAACGGAAGAGGTTGCCGAGCGAGCCGACGTGAAGCACGAGACGAGCGAGCGGGGCCTGGATATCGCCACGATGACCACTCACTTCGGTTTCGGTGCGGCCATGGGCACGCTTTACGGCCTCGGCGCCCCCGCACTGAGGCTGCCTCCGGCGCTCACCGGGATCGGCTACGGGCTCGCCGTGTGGGCAGGCAACTACGCCGGCATCCTGCCAGCCCTGGGACTGCAGCGCGCACCGAAGCACCGGCCGGCATCACTCAACGCCACGATGATCATCGGCCATGTCGTCTGGGGAGCGGCCCTGGGCCTCGTGGAGGAGCGGTTGCGGGCGCGCCGCAGGGACGAGTGGCAGGAGTACCAGGAAGAGACCTACGCGGAAGCGAGGACGAGGTTGGCGCCGCAGGACCGGTGAGCGGAGCCAGCGGCTGCTGTTAGAGTCGAGCGGTGCGACTAGCCGTCCTCTCCGACATCCATGGCAACCTCGCCGCGCTCGAAGCGGTGCTCGAGCATCTATCCCACGAGGAGGTCGACGAGGTGGTGGTGGCCGGCGACCTCGTCAACGGGGCGCCCGACTCGAAGGTCTGCTGGGACCTGATCCGCTCGCTCGGCTACCCGCTGTTGCGTGGCAATCACGAGCGGTACCTGTTCGACCTGGGCACGCCTCGGGAGGATCCGGCGTGGCGAACGGAGAGGTTCGGGCCGGTCAGGTGGGCGGCGCGTCAGTTCGGTTCCGGCGAGCTGGAGGAGATGAGATCCCTGCCTCTCTGCTACCGCCCCGGTGACCACCCGGACCTGCTGGTGGTGCACGCCTCCCCACGAGCCGACGACACCAACGTCCGCCCCTACACTCCCGCTGCCGAGGTAGAGGCGCTCTTCGCGAACAACGGGCTCACCCTGGCCGTACGTGGTCACAACCACATAGCCAATCTGCGTACGCTCGGTGACCTGAAACTCGTCACGGCCGGCTCCGTAGGGATGCCGCTCGACGGCCAGGTCCTCGCCCAGTTCCTGCTGCTGGAACGCAGAGAGGGCGCCTGGCGCTTCGAGCACCGCCCGTTCCGTACGACGTCGACTCCACCGTCCGCCGATTCAGCGAGTCCGGTTACCTGGAAGAGGCTGGTCCTATGGCACGGATGCTCCTGCGGGAGATCGCCACCGCCAGCCATCACATGCTCCCTTTCCTGCGCTTCTGGTATCGACAACCGGAAGGCGACCGGCAACTTTTCGCTGAGGCGGTCGACGCTTTCCTCGAGCTGTACTGACTCGCCTCAGTTCCGCCTCCGCCGCAGGTACCCGGCCGGGACCCGCAGGCGCCGCTCCGCTTCGCGGGCAACCTGCTTGGCGGCGATCTCCTTCAGTTCGGCGTACAACCGCTCGAGCCGCTCGGCTGGCAGGGTCGCGTCGGCCAGCAGCGCCTGGATCTCCTCCATGCGGGCGAGCAGCCTAGTCTGCTGGCTCGACTTCTCGCTGTCCAGGTAGAGCTCGCGCAGTCGCGATAGGGACTTCTCGATGTGACCGTCCACGTCTATCCGCCCCTCGGTGTCGCCCGCCGCCTCTCCGAAGAGCCGTGACCAGACGACGCCCCCTTCGTCCCGTTCCCGATAGTGGAGCAGCACCTGGCGATCGTCGAAGTCACACTCCCGGCAAAGCTCGGCGAACTCACGCAGGAGCGAGTCGGGTGCGGGCGGCAGCGCCATCTCGACCCGTTCGAGCCGGCTACGCAACCGCTCCGGCTCCAGCAACAGCAGGGCGATGATCTCGAGCTCGATGACGACCGTCTGGCTCGCGGTTCCGCCGCGCCGCTTCATGCCCTTGACCTGCGTGTCGTCGAGTCTGCTCCCTCCGCGCACGGAGCCCAGCCAGGCGTCGAGTGCCCGCCCATCCATGCCCAGGCGGTCGATGACCAGCCGGCGCATCTCGCTGGCCACCGGGTCGAACACCGAGCGGGGCCGCAAGGCAGGAAGCAGCTCGTTGAGGATCGCCTTCTGTCCCGCCACGCTCTTCGCATCGTGCTTCTCGATGACGCTGTTGAAGCGGAACTCGACCTCCGAAAGCCCCTCGTCCAGGGCTGCCAGGAACTCCTGCAGGTGACCGCTCATGACCGCATCGGCCGGATCCTTGCCGAAGGGCACCTGCACCGCCCGGACGAGGAACTGCCGGCCCACCGCCTGTTCCAACCCCGACAGCACGGCGCGCTGGCCGGCCGAATCGGCGTCGAACGCGAGGTAGAGCCGCTGGACGTCGAGCCGGCTCAGGTGGTCGGCCTGTTGCGCGGTGAGGGTCGCTCCCAGCGCGGCGACGACATGCTCGACCCCGGCCTGGTGGAGAGCGATGACGTCCATGTACCCCTCCACCACGATGCACTCGTTCCTCTGCCGGATGGAGTTCCGTGCCAGATCGAGCGCGTACAGCAGTTCCCCCTTGTGGAAGATATCGGTCTCGGGGGTGTTCAGGTACTTGGGCAGAGAGTCGTCGAGGACCCTTCCGGCGAACCCGACGACACGACCCAGGGGATCGCGGATCGGGAAGATCACCCGATTGCGGAAGCGGTCGTAGCGACGCCCGCTCTCGTTCTCCGAGAGGAGTCCGGCGGCGAGCAGGTCGTCGTCACGCAGACCCTTGCCCAACCCGTGACGCAACAGGCCGTCCCAGCCATCGGGGGCGAAGCCGAGACCGAACTTGGTTATCGTCTCGTCCTCCAGGCCCCTCTCTAGCAGGTACCTCCTGGCGACGGCCCCCTCCTCCGACGCCAGCTTCGACGTGAAGTAGCCGAGGGCGAGTTCGTTGACGTCGTACAGGTCGTTGCGCCTGCGGTCGCGGGCGCCGGGCGGGGAGACTTCCACGCCGACCCTCTGGCCGAGCGTCTGGAGCACCTCGGCGAACGACATCCCCCGCGTCTTCATCACGAAATCGAAGACGTCCCCCTTCTCCTGACAGCCGAAGCAGTAGAAGAACCCGCGATCGCGGTGAACGTGGAACGACGGCGTCTTCTCGCTGTGGAAGGGGCAGAGCCCCTTGAGCTGGCCGCGGCCGGCCGGCTTCAGCGCGACCACCTCGCCGATCACCTCGGCGATGTCGAGTCGCTGTCGAATCTGCTCTTTGGCGTCACTCGCCACGACCCATCGCCTCCACGCGCTGAACCGGTCACCGGAGGGGCCCGAGGGCCCTACGCCCGCAGGTTACCACGGGCGAAGGCGGATTCCGGATCCGGCGAAAATGCCGTTCTGCACCCTCTCTCTGGGCTTGCTACCAGCTCGTCCTCGGCCCCTTCATGCGGACCCCGCTGTCGGGCGTCACGACCCCTCGCGCCTCGACCCGTTGGCACGGCGGCTCAGAAGGATCGGGGCGGCCTCGAGGACACGTCCCGTCATCGCCCGGGCGCGGGTCTCAGCCGGAGATGCGCACGCCCAGCGCGGTGACGAGGCCGAGCGCCTCGGGCAGGTCGACCCGCATCCCCAGGAGTTTGTTCTCGTAAGGCGACAGCGAGTAGTTCCGGGCGCCCCGCAGGTCGCACTCCCTCATGTCGTTGTCGACGAACCTGGCGCCGACGAAGTCGCTGCCTCCCAGATCGACCTTCCTCAGGTCGCAACCCCGGAACTCCGCCTCGGAGAGCCGGCAGGAGCGGAACGAGCAGGCGCGCAGGTCGCAGTCGATGAAGGCGGCGAGGGAGAGTTCGCAGTTGTCGAACGAAGCGACCATGCCGATGGCGTCTCTACGCAGGGCGCCGAAGTCGACACCGGTGAGCCTGCAGCCGTCGAAGGTAACCGAGTGAAGCAGCGCGTCGGTCAGGTCGATGGTCGAGAGTTCGCACCGTTCGAACGCGCACTCGCTGAAGTGGCTGCCGCGCAGCGAGACCCCTGACAGGTCGCAATCCGCGAACATGCAGTCGCTGAACCTAGCGCCAGCCAGCTCGCCTGGGGGGAGTTCGTCACCGGAGAACCGGCGATCTTCGAAACGACCGGGCTCCGTCATGCCTGCCACCTACCTCGGGCGCTCGACCGCTCGCGAGCCGGCGAAGCCGACACGCAACTCAGCCTCGTGCCGGGAACAGCGGCAAGTGTCCGAGCGCCACGACGTCGTCACGTTCGTCTCCTTCGGTGAACACGACCAGCGTGGCCACCACCTGGCCGCCGATCTCCAGCAGCAGCTCCCGCAGGCCCTCCAGCGTGCCGCCTGTGCTGACGACATCGTCCACTATCGCCACCCGCTTCCCCTCGATCCTGGGGATGTCGCTGCCGTCTATGACCAGGTCCTGAGGCTTTCCCGTGGTGATAGACAGGACAGTCCGTTTGACCGCGCCCACCATGTACGGCTTCTCCGTCTTGCGCGCCACCACGTAGGGGATGCCGGTGATACGGCTGAGGGCGTGGGCGAGCGGTACCGCCTTCACTTCGGGAGTCACCAGCGTCTCTATGCCCTCCGGCATGCACCTGGCCAGTTCCGCGGCCGCCTCTTCGGTCAGTTCGGTGTCACCGAGGAGGTTGAGGAGAGCGACGGAAACGCCGCCCACGTCGACGATCTGCAGCTTCCGCTCGAGCTTCCCGATGCGTACCGTGTGATGTTCCATGTCGTGACTTCCCTCTCGTTTCCCTCCCCCGCCCGAGTCAGCCTAGCCCGAAAGGCGGGTGCGTCGAGGCGGCCCTGCTCCAAGACCACACCTACTCGAAGACCACCGTCTTGTTGCCGAACACCAGGATGCGGTCCTCTATATGAGCAGCGACGGCTCGGGCGAGCACGGTCCTCTCGATCTCCCGGCCCACCCTGGCCAAGTCGCTCACCGACTCTCGATGCGAGACGCGGTGCACGTCCTGTTCGATGATCGGGCCCTCGTCGAGTTCGTCGGTGACGTAGTGCGCGGTCGCACCGATCAGCTTCACCCCCCGCTGATAGGCGTTGCGATATGGGTTCGCGCCCACGAACGCCGGCAGGAACGAGTGGTGGATGTTGATGATGCGCTCGCGCCAACGCTGCACGAAACCGGGCGAAAGGATCTGCATGTAGCGAGCGAGGACGATGTAGTCGACCTGTCCGTCGAGCAGTTCCAGCATCGCCGCCTCCTGCTTAGCCTTCGTCTCCTTGCTCACCGGCAGGTGGTGGAAGGGGATGCCGAACGACTCGACTGTGCCGCGAAGCAGCTCGTGATTGGAGATGACGAGCGGGATGTCGACCTCGAACTCACCGCTTCGCTGGCGCCAGAGCAGTTCCAGCAGGCAGTGCTCGTACTGGCTCACCAGCACCGCCATCCGCTTCCGCTGGTCGGCGTAGGAGATGCGCCACTCCATCTCGAACGGCTTGGCGACGACCTCATCGAACGCCTTCTCGAGTTGACTGCGACCGAGGTCGAGCCTCTCGAGGTGGAAGACCATGCGCATGAAGAAGGTGCCGCCCTTCGGGTCGGTCGAGTGCTGCGACGAGTCGAGCACGTTGGCGCCGTGGGTGTAGAGGAACTGCGAGACGGCGGCGACGATGCCACGCCGGTCGGGACACGAGATGAGGAGTCTGGCGGTGTTGGCGCGCTCACTCACGAAGGGATCACGAAGGTGAAGCTTACCCGATGGACGGCTTGCGGCAGAAGGTTCGCGGGGGATGTGGCCAGGCCGTCCTTCCGCTCCCTGGGCCGGCGGTAGAGTGCTCCGGTGCGATCCTTGCCTCCCAGGACGAGAAGGGTGTTCGGTCAGGTCTGGCAGCTGGCGCTGCCCGTCATCATCGCCAACATGCTGCAGAGCCTGGTCAACGTCGCCGACGTGTTCCTGGCGGGCCGACTCGGTCCGATCGAGATCGCGGCGGTGGGGATGGGCACCAGCGTCCGGATGCTCGTGCTGGTGGGGATCATGGCCATCACAGCCGGCTGCATGGCACTGGCGGCGCAGGCTCGCGGAGCCGGCGACGACGAAGAACTGAGCCTGGTCACCCGCCAGTCGCTCTCGCTGGCCGTACTGCTGTCGGTGCTCCTGAGCGCTATCGGCTTCTTCGGCGCCGAACCGATCCTCCGCTTCCTCAACTCGGGCGGCGATCCGCGCGCAGTTGAGCTGGGCACCGACTATCTGCAGATCCTCTTCGCCGGCACCATCTTCCTGACCCTGAACTTCACCATCAACTCGCTCATGCAGGGAGCCGGAGACACCGTCACACCGCTCTACATCTCGGGTGGGATGAACGTGTTGAACGTGCTCTTCAGCTCGGTCCTGATGTTCGGCCCGGGCCCCCTCCCGGCCCTCGGCGTGAGCGGAGCTGCCTTCGGAACCGTACTCGCCCGGGCGTTCGCCGTGGTTGCCGGCATCTCCCTCTTCTACTCGGGCCGCAACGCCGTGCGTATCCTGCCGGGCAGCTACCTCCCCAACACCGACATGTTCCGCCAGATCCTCTCCATCGGGGTTCCTTCCGGCGCGCAGGGCATCGCCCGCAACGCGGCTCAGATCATGGTGCTGAGGATCGTCACCTCGACTGCCGCCGGGACCTACGGGGCGTCGGCTCTGGCGATCGGCCTGCAGGTGGAGTCGCTCGCCTTCATGCCCGGGCTCGCGGTGAGCGTCGCCGCGACCAGCCTGGTGGGCCGCTCGCTCGGCGCCTGGCAGGTGGAGGAGGCGCGTGAACGCGGCAACGCCGCCGTCGCGCTGGGCGCCCTCCTGATGGGAACCCTCGGGCTGCTGCTGTGGATCTTCGCGACCCCCCTCGTGCGCCTGTTCGACCCCAGCGCCCACCCCACCGTCATCGCGGCCGGAACCGCTTACCTGCGCATCAACGCCCTCTCACAGCCGATCCTGGCTGTGGCCATGGTCGTCAACGGCGGCCTCCGGGGAGCCGGGGACACCCGACCGCCCCTCGTCGCGACGATCGTGGGAAGGTGGCTCGTCGTCGTACCGCTCGCATACTTTCTCGCCCTGCAGCTGGGCATGGGGGTAAACGGCGTCTGGTGGGCGCTCTTCGCCGGCACCTGCATCCAGGCGGTCTACGTCGCGGCTCGGTGGCTCAGCGGGAAGTGGCTCCAGGTGGGGCTCCGCAAGTCGAGGCTCTACCGAATCCACCTGCGCCACCTGCCCGAAGAGGAGCAGCGCCGCTTCCTCTACGAGGTGAAGGCTCCGCTGATGGCCTCGGGAGCGACACGCGAACGGGTGGAAGAGGAGGGGGTCGTCTACCAACTGCCCAGCGGACGGGTGCAGCTCGCTTTTGACGGATCGTATCGGGTGGTGAGCGGCCACGAACTGCTGCCGGAGCCGGGCGCGGACTCCGGATCCGATG encodes the following:
- a CDS encoding DUF1440 domain-containing protein, which produces MNDLIRGAIAGAAATLPMTATIELINRSLPPGEQRHLPPRQITEEVAERADVKHETSERGLDIATMTTHFGFGAAMGTLYGLGAPALRLPPALTGIGYGLAVWAGNYAGILPALGLQRAPKHRPASLNATMIIGHVVWGAALGLVEERLRARRRDEWQEYQEETYAEARTRLAPQDR
- the dnaG gene encoding DNA primase, which encodes MASDAKEQIRQRLDIAEVIGEVVALKPAGRGQLKGLCPFHSEKTPSFHVHRDRGFFYCFGCQEKGDVFDFVMKTRGMSFAEVLQTLGQRVGVEVSPPGARDRRRNDLYDVNELALGYFTSKLASEEGAVARRYLLERGLEDETITKFGLGFAPDGWDGLLRHGLGKGLRDDDLLAAGLLSENESGRRYDRFRNRVIFPIRDPLGRVVGFAGRVLDDSLPKYLNTPETDIFHKGELLYALDLARNSIRQRNECIVVEGYMDVIALHQAGVEHVVAALGATLTAQQADHLSRLDVQRLYLAFDADSAGQRAVLSGLEQAVGRQFLVRAVQVPFGKDPADAVMSGHLQEFLAALDEGLSEVEFRFNSVIEKHDAKSVAGQKAILNELLPALRPRSVFDPVASEMRRLVIDRLGMDGRALDAWLGSVRGGSRLDDTQVKGMKRRGGTASQTVVIELEIIALLLLEPERLRSRLERVEMALPPAPDSLLREFAELCRECDFDDRQVLLHYRERDEGGVVWSRLFGEAAGDTEGRIDVDGHIEKSLSRLRELYLDSEKSSQQTRLLARMEEIQALLADATLPAERLERLYAELKEIAAKQVAREAERRLRVPAGYLRRRRN
- a CDS encoding pentapeptide repeat-containing protein, which gives rise to MTEPGRFEDRRFSGDELPPGELAGARFSDCMFADCDLSGVSLRGSHFSECAFERCELSTIDLTDALLHSVTFDGCRLTGVDFGALRRDAIGMVASFDNCELSLAAFIDCDLRACSFRSCRLSEAEFRGCDLRKVDLGGSDFVGARFVDNDMRECDLRGARNYSLSPYENKLLGMRVDLPEALGLVTALGVRISG
- a CDS encoding phosphoribosyltransferase family protein; translated protein: MEHHTVRIGKLERKLQIVDVGGVSVALLNLLGDTELTEEAAAELARCMPEGIETLVTPEVKAVPLAHALSRITGIPYVVARKTEKPYMVGAVKRTVLSITTGKPQDLVIDGSDIPRIEGKRVAIVDDVVSTGGTLEGLRELLLEIGGQVVATLVVFTEGDERDDVVALGHLPLFPARG
- the purU gene encoding formyltetrahydrofolate deformylase, which codes for MSERANTARLLISCPDRRGIVAAVSQFLYTHGANVLDSSQHSTDPKGGTFFMRMVFHLERLDLGRSQLEKAFDEVVAKPFEMEWRISYADQRKRMAVLVSQYEHCLLELLWRQRSGEFEVDIPLVISNHELLRGTVESFGIPFHHLPVSKETKAKQEAAMLELLDGQVDYIVLARYMQILSPGFVQRWRERIINIHHSFLPAFVGANPYRNAYQRGVKLIGATAHYVTDELDEGPIIEQDVHRVSHRESVSDLARVGREIERTVLARAVAAHIEDRILVFGNKTVVFE
- a CDS encoding MATE family efflux transporter, with amino-acid sequence MRSLPPRTRRVFGQVWQLALPVIIANMLQSLVNVADVFLAGRLGPIEIAAVGMGTSVRMLVLVGIMAITAGCMALAAQARGAGDDEELSLVTRQSLSLAVLLSVLLSAIGFFGAEPILRFLNSGGDPRAVELGTDYLQILFAGTIFLTLNFTINSLMQGAGDTVTPLYISGGMNVLNVLFSSVLMFGPGPLPALGVSGAAFGTVLARAFAVVAGISLFYSGRNAVRILPGSYLPNTDMFRQILSIGVPSGAQGIARNAAQIMVLRIVTSTAAGTYGASALAIGLQVESLAFMPGLAVSVAATSLVGRSLGAWQVEEARERGNAAVALGALLMGTLGLLLWIFATPLVRLFDPSAHPTVIAAGTAYLRINALSQPILAVAMVVNGGLRGAGDTRPPLVATIVGRWLVVVPLAYFLALQLGMGVNGVWWALFAGTCIQAVYVAARWLSGKWLQVGLRKSRLYRIHLRHLPEEEQRRFLYEVKAPLMASGATRERVEEEGVVYQLPSGRVQLAFDGSYRVVSGHELLPEPGADSGSDELAEPRPAVADRRPAG